One genomic region from Aliarcobacter cryaerophilus ATCC 43158 encodes:
- the rny gene encoding ribonuclease Y: protein MEILLISVAFGAFSSIVTVFILKKINKAKLEVFIEQAKAKARVIEHEAEVALKDAQLKAKFECDREFKSARKEYENMLFKIEKKEKELNEHLENELRLIKAQKEEISENNRKIAVLKDGIEEQKRTYEQKTLEAIKILENASGLTKSEAKELMLEKVKEDSRAEIASIFRKKYKLAEQNSKQEVNNILSQAVTRYAGEFAAERLINNIPLNDEETKGKIIGKEGRNIKALEMLLGVDIIIDDTPNTITISSFNLYRRAIATRTIQELLEDGRIQPARIEEIYNKVKAEFDKKIQKEGEDVVMELGIKSMHIELIKLVGRLRYRASYGQNALAHTLEVAHLAGLIASQMGGDAILARRAGIMHDIGKALTHEAPGSHVDLGAEICKRYGECETVINAIYAHHGHEEPINVESAAVCAADALSAARPGARREVLESFLKRVEEIENITTSKIGVTNAYAINAGREVRVIVNAKLVNDDEAVLLATEIAKEIEEKVQYPGEIKINVIREIRAESYAR, encoded by the coding sequence ATGGAGATTTTATTAATATCTGTTGCATTTGGGGCTTTTAGTTCAATTGTTACAGTTTTTATTTTAAAGAAGATAAATAAAGCCAAGCTTGAAGTTTTTATTGAACAAGCGAAGGCAAAAGCGAGAGTTATAGAACACGAAGCAGAAGTTGCTTTAAAAGATGCCCAACTAAAAGCAAAATTTGAGTGTGATAGAGAGTTTAAAAGTGCTAGAAAAGAGTATGAAAACATGCTTTTTAAGATTGAAAAGAAGGAAAAAGAGTTAAATGAGCATCTTGAAAATGAATTAAGACTTATTAAAGCTCAAAAAGAAGAAATTAGCGAAAATAATAGAAAAATTGCAGTATTAAAAGATGGTATTGAAGAGCAGAAAAGAACTTACGAACAAAAAACTCTTGAAGCTATAAAAATATTGGAAAATGCTAGTGGACTTACAAAAAGTGAAGCAAAAGAGTTAATGCTTGAAAAAGTAAAAGAAGATTCAAGAGCTGAAATTGCTTCAATATTTAGAAAAAAATATAAATTAGCAGAACAAAATTCAAAACAAGAGGTAAATAATATTTTATCTCAAGCAGTTACAAGATATGCAGGAGAGTTTGCAGCTGAAAGACTTATAAATAATATTCCTTTAAATGATGAAGAGACAAAAGGTAAAATTATTGGAAAAGAAGGAAGAAATATAAAAGCTCTTGAGATGCTTTTAGGAGTTGATATTATAATAGATGATACTCCAAATACTATTACAATTTCCTCTTTTAATTTATATAGAAGAGCAATTGCTACAAGAACAATTCAAGAACTACTTGAAGATGGAAGAATTCAACCAGCAAGAATTGAAGAGATTTATAACAAAGTAAAAGCTGAATTTGACAAAAAGATACAAAAAGAAGGCGAAGATGTTGTTATGGAGCTTGGAATTAAATCTATGCATATTGAGCTTATCAAACTTGTTGGACGGTTAAGATATAGAGCAAGTTATGGACAAAATGCACTTGCACATACTTTAGAAGTTGCTCATCTCGCTGGTCTTATTGCATCTCAAATGGGTGGAGATGCAATATTAGCTAGACGTGCTGGAATTATGCATGATATTGGAAAAGCTTTAACACATGAAGCTCCTGGAAGCCATGTTGATTTAGGTGCAGAAATTTGCAAAAGATATGGAGAGTGTGAAACTGTAATAAATGCAATTTATGCCCATCATGGTCATGAAGAACCAATAAACGTTGAAAGTGCAGCCGTTTGTGCAGCAGATGCTTTAAGTGCTGCAAGACCAGGTGCTAGAAGAGAAGTTTTAGAGAGTTTCTTAAAAAGAGTAGAAGAGATTGAAAATATAACTACAAGTAAAATTGGAGTAACAAATGCTTATGCCATAAATGCAGGAAGAGAAGTAAGAGTTATAGTAAATGCAAAACTTGTAAATGATGATGAAGCTGTGTTGCTTGCAACTGAAATAGCAAAAGAGATAGAAGAAAAAGTTCAATATCCTGGTGAAATTAAAATAAACGTAATAAGAGAAATTAGAGCTGAAAGCTATGCTAGGTAA
- the rsmD gene encoding 16S rRNA (guanine(966)-N(2))-methyltransferase RsmD codes for MNEIKQITKPTTKIIAGAYKGKVLNLPSLDVTRSSKAVLKESVFNVLQFDIIDKIFIESFAGSGSIGLEAISRGAKRAYFIELDKKSYSILLKNCKSINIEKCQTIQGNAFVQTPLILDFLKNSKEEIVLYVDPPFDFREGMEDIYDKSFRMIENIENSNIFKIIIEHESKLEVPKILGKYSLEKTRKFGKSSLSYFSYKA; via the coding sequence ATGAATGAAATAAAACAGATAACAAAACCAACAACAAAAATAATAGCAGGTGCATACAAAGGTAAAGTTTTAAACTTACCATCTTTGGATGTAACAAGAAGTTCAAAAGCAGTTTTAAAAGAGTCTGTATTTAATGTTTTACAATTTGATATCATTGATAAAATATTTATAGAATCATTTGCTGGAAGTGGTTCTATTGGGCTTGAAGCAATTAGTCGTGGTGCAAAAAGAGCTTATTTTATAGAGCTTGATAAAAAATCTTACTCTATTTTACTTAAAAATTGTAAAAGTATAAATATTGAAAAGTGTCAAACTATTCAAGGAAATGCATTTGTTCAAACTCCTCTTATTTTAGATTTTTTAAAAAATTCTAAAGAAGAAATTGTTTTATATGTTGACCCTCCTTTTGATTTTAGAGAAGGAATGGAAGATATTTATGATAAATCTTTTAGAATGATTGAAAATATTGAAAATAGCAATATTTTCAAAATAATAATAGAACATGAATCAAAACTTGAAGTTCCAAAAATTTTAGGAAAATATAGTTTAGAAAAAACTAGAAAGTTTGGTAAAAGTTCACTATCTTACTTTAGTTATAAAGCTTAA
- a CDS encoding ABC transporter permease, with the protein MFRFSLILLIVVALSMFIAPIFYTVSPYELNPSKILLSPSFEHIMGTDRLGRDVFARVLEGGQTSLIIGFLAASFSSFLGLIIGITAGYFKGNIDKTITIIIDLFLTFPTFFLLLALVSYIEANSLVLILVISITGWMGMSRMIRSESFALSNKPFIKILKIANVNKVKIILKYFAPLLAPIFLISFSFGVAGAILAESGLSFLGLGVNPPQMSWGSLLSDGKAVIDIAWHLSFFPGLMIFIITFCLIQISDYLQNIANKKDLLKN; encoded by the coding sequence ATGTTTAGATTTTCTTTAATTTTGCTAATAGTTGTAGCTTTATCTATGTTTATAGCTCCAATTTTTTATACAGTTTCACCATATGAATTAAATCCAAGTAAAATTCTTCTATCACCATCTTTTGAGCATATAATGGGAACAGATAGATTAGGACGAGATGTATTTGCTAGAGTTTTAGAAGGTGGTCAAACTTCACTTATAATAGGTTTTTTAGCGGCATCTTTTTCATCTTTTTTGGGTTTAATTATTGGAATAACTGCTGGTTATTTTAAAGGAAATATTGATAAAACTATTACTATTATAATTGACCTATTTTTAACTTTTCCAACATTTTTTCTTCTTTTAGCTTTAGTTTCATATATTGAAGCAAATAGTCTTGTTTTGATACTTGTAATCTCAATAACTGGTTGGATGGGAATGTCAAGAATGATAAGAAGTGAAAGTTTTGCACTTAGTAATAAGCCATTTATAAAAATCTTAAAAATAGCAAATGTAAATAAAGTAAAAATTATTTTAAAATATTTTGCCCCACTTTTAGCTCCTATTTTTCTTATCTCTTTTTCATTTGGAGTTGCAGGTGCTATATTAGCAGAATCTGGTCTTTCATTTTTAGGTCTTGGAGTAAATCCACCACAAATGAGCTGGGGAAGTCTTTTAAGTGATGGAAAAGCTGTTATAGATATTGCTTGGCATTTAAGCTTTTTTCCAGGACTTATGATATTTATAATAACTTTTTGCCTAATTCAAATAAGTGATTATCTACAAAATATAGCAAATAAAAAAGATTTACTTAAAAATTAA
- a CDS encoding argininosuccinate synthase: MSKKDIKKVVLAYSGGLDTSIILKWLQDEYDAEVITFTADLGQGEEVEPARAKAIACGIKPENVYILDVKEEFVKDYVFPMFRANAIYEGEYLLGTSIARPLIAKKLVEIANEKGAQAVSHGATGKGNDQVRFELGALALNPDLKVIAPWREWELNSRESLLEYAKKHNIEISQKHVDENGNPKISPYSMDANLLHISYEGLHLENPANEPEETMWLWTTSPEKAPDQAEIIEIEYKNGDPIALNGEKLSPANLLESLNKLGNKHGIGRVDIVENRYVGMKARGCYETPGGTIMLKAHRAIESLTLDREAAHLKDELMPRYAKLIYQGYWFSPEREMLQAAIDATQKNVEGKVRLKLYKGNVMVIGRDSSKSLYDDAYSTFEKDEVYNQKDAEGFIRLNALRLVIAGKKQR; encoded by the coding sequence ATGAGTAAAAAAGATATTAAAAAAGTTGTACTTGCTTATAGCGGTGGGCTTGATACATCTATTATTTTAAAATGGCTTCAAGATGAATATGATGCAGAAGTTATAACTTTTACAGCTGATTTAGGTCAAGGGGAAGAAGTTGAACCTGCACGTGCAAAAGCTATTGCTTGTGGTATTAAACCTGAAAATGTTTATATTTTAGATGTTAAAGAAGAGTTTGTAAAAGATTATGTTTTCCCTATGTTTAGAGCAAATGCTATTTACGAAGGTGAATATCTTTTAGGAACAAGTATAGCTAGACCACTTATCGCAAAAAAACTTGTTGAAATTGCAAATGAAAAAGGTGCACAAGCGGTTAGTCATGGAGCGACAGGAAAAGGAAATGATCAAGTTAGATTTGAGCTAGGAGCATTAGCACTTAATCCAGATTTAAAAGTAATTGCACCTTGGAGAGAGTGGGAGTTAAACTCAAGAGAGAGTTTACTTGAGTATGCTAAAAAACATAATATTGAGATTTCTCAAAAACACGTTGATGAAAATGGAAACCCAAAAATAAGCCCATATTCAATGGATGCTAATTTATTACATATCTCTTATGAAGGTCTTCACTTAGAAAATCCAGCAAATGAACCAGAAGAGACAATGTGGTTATGGACAACAAGTCCAGAAAAAGCTCCTGATCAAGCTGAAATTATTGAAATTGAGTATAAAAATGGAGATCCAATTGCATTAAATGGTGAAAAGCTATCGCCTGCAAACTTACTTGAATCTTTAAATAAACTTGGGAATAAACATGGTATTGGAAGAGTTGATATAGTTGAAAATAGATATGTTGGAATGAAGGCACGTGGTTGTTATGAGACTCCAGGTGGAACTATTATGCTAAAAGCTCATAGAGCTATTGAGTCTTTAACTCTTGATAGAGAAGCTGCTCATTTAAAAGATGAGTTAATGCCAAGATATGCAAAACTAATCTATCAAGGATATTGGTTTAGTCCAGAAAGAGAGATGCTTCAAGCTGCTATTGATGCAACTCAAAAAAATGTAGAAGGGAAAGTTAGATTAAAACTTTACAAAGGTAATGTTATGGTTATTGGAAGAGATTCTTCAAAATCTCTATATGATGATGCATACTCGACTTTTGAAAAAGATGAAGTTTATAATCAAAAAGATGCAGAAGGATTTATTAGATTAAATGCTTTAAGACTTGTAATTGCAGGTAAAAAACAAAGATAA
- a CDS encoding Fur family transcriptional regulator has protein sequence MLNNYEEIIEELKKIVKQKGLKYTEQREIVLSILLHANGHLTAEEVYNQIKKDYPNSNVGIATVYRALSFLEEVELIASLNFGVDGKKYESNIKSHHDHLICTDCGKIVEFVDEEIEKRQEKIAKANKFKITDHSMQLYGICESCQ, from the coding sequence ATGTTGAATAATTATGAAGAGATTATAGAAGAGTTAAAAAAGATTGTTAAGCAAAAAGGTCTTAAGTATACAGAACAAAGAGAGATTGTTCTAAGTATATTACTTCACGCAAATGGTCATTTAACTGCTGAAGAGGTTTATAACCAAATAAAAAAAGATTATCCTAACTCAAATGTTGGAATTGCAACAGTTTATAGAGCGTTAAGTTTTTTAGAGGAAGTGGAGCTTATTGCTTCACTTAATTTTGGTGTTGATGGAAAGAAATATGAAAGTAATATTAAATCTCATCATGACCACCTAATTTGCACAGATTGTGGAAAAATAGTTGAATTTGTTGATGAAGAGATTGAAAAACGACAAGAAAAAATAGCAAAAGCAAATAAGTTTAAAATAACTGATCATTCAATGCAATTATATGGTATTTGTGAAAGTTGCCAGTAA
- a CDS encoding FeoA family protein: protein MSLNDLDLQKTANIKAINCDDVLKKRLYSFGIIVGNQICVTAKSLAKKTIEIKINQSKVALRNSEAIKIKVG from the coding sequence ATGTCACTAAATGATTTAGATTTACAAAAAACTGCTAATATAAAAGCTATAAACTGTGATGATGTTTTAAAAAAGAGACTCTATTCTTTTGGAATAATTGTAGGAAACCAAATTTGTGTAACAGCGAAATCTTTAGCTAAAAAAACTATTGAGATAAAAATAAATCAATCCAAAGTTGCATTAAGAAATAGCGAAGCTATTAAAATTAAAGTTGGATAA